A single Vulcanisaeta distributa DSM 14429 DNA region contains:
- a CDS encoding 50S ribosomal protein L40e, with translation MPISDPEKLRIAVEHRFNYWICRECGARNPPGAEKCRRCKSKNLRPKRFKR, from the coding sequence ATGCCCATTAGCGACCCCGAAAAGCTTAGAATAGCTGTTGAGCATAGGTTCAATTACTGGATATGCAGGGAGTGCGGGGCCAGAAACCCACCGGGTGCTGAGAAGTGCAGGAGGTGTAAGAGTAAAAATCTAAGACCGAAGAGGTTCAAGAGGTAA